From one Candidatus Aminicenantes bacterium genomic stretch:
- a CDS encoding M1 family aminopeptidase, with protein MNFDPNPELTLTDSGCGRTGGVREEKMGTKNDVDSIGLPRAWPSTQWIAAIALFILCALGAGASDLVQTGLENSRLRSLTMDAFFDPARNFLDAAVRLHFADPAPERCLFLAEGLEVNSVCSGSKTKLSFKQDSGLVFVQGSGEMELELRYSGRLVRVQDPIDASASQDIPEMPIMADDCYFLSYLQDFYPHPKLDFIPLQMNIRIPNEWNCLGSGTLIGVEPESASNTYRFENAQAKGLTFVVGRFQQVGLVGGAIPIRLHGWPACNYKDYFTDANMAQALSFLIEHFGPLDLPELNVLFRSGRCFSGTSYTGLIVLNLEEPSSRFLAAAAKKTQSESMFSIIDAKTDLLIHELAHQWWGGLVSWKTSADNCITEGLATFSTLLYLRESQGEKAYRNALKRLNQQVKRYADLGVPAQGVSLKLMNRGSAVYQALVYVKPALMLAALADRLGEKELLFRLRAILAKRRGCNLDTAEFLSQLSAGDRELSMFLGLWLFKKGLPPDAPGR; from the coding sequence GAAGATGGGAACAAAAAATGACGTTGATTCGATCGGCCTTCCGAGGGCATGGCCAAGCACGCAGTGGATTGCTGCCATTGCCCTATTCATTCTTTGCGCCCTTGGCGCTGGCGCCTCCGATCTGGTGCAAACGGGACTGGAAAACAGCAGGCTGCGCTCCCTCACCATGGACGCCTTTTTTGACCCGGCCCGCAATTTTCTGGATGCGGCCGTCCGTCTGCACTTTGCCGATCCGGCTCCTGAGCGGTGTTTGTTTCTGGCCGAAGGCCTGGAGGTCAACTCCGTTTGCAGCGGATCGAAGACAAAACTCAGTTTCAAGCAGGATTCCGGCTTGGTGTTCGTGCAAGGAAGCGGGGAAATGGAATTGGAACTCCGCTACAGCGGCCGGCTCGTTCGCGTTCAAGACCCGATTGACGCATCCGCGAGCCAGGATATTCCTGAAATGCCGATCATGGCGGACGATTGTTATTTCCTTTCCTACCTCCAGGATTTCTACCCGCATCCGAAGCTTGACTTTATACCGCTGCAAATGAATATCCGCATTCCCAACGAATGGAACTGCCTGGGCAGCGGCACGCTGATCGGCGTGGAACCGGAATCCGCTTCTAACACCTATAGGTTCGAAAACGCGCAAGCCAAAGGCCTGACGTTCGTCGTTGGCCGTTTTCAGCAAGTTGGCCTCGTTGGCGGGGCGATCCCCATCCGGCTCCACGGCTGGCCCGCCTGCAACTATAAGGATTATTTCACCGACGCAAACATGGCCCAGGCCCTCTCTTTTTTGATTGAGCATTTCGGCCCTCTCGACCTGCCGGAATTGAATGTTTTGTTCAGGAGCGGGCGCTGTTTCAGCGGCACCAGCTACACGGGTCTTATCGTCCTGAACCTGGAGGAGCCCTCGTCGCGCTTTTTGGCCGCTGCCGCCAAGAAAACCCAGTCCGAATCAATGTTTTCGATCATCGACGCCAAAACCGACCTGTTGATCCACGAGCTGGCCCACCAGTGGTGGGGCGGTTTGGTATCCTGGAAAACCTCGGCCGACAATTGCATCACCGAAGGGCTGGCCACCTTTTCCACATTGCTTTATTTGCGTGAAAGCCAAGGAGAAAAAGCCTACCGGAATGCTCTCAAGCGGCTGAACCAGCAGGTGAAACGATACGCCGATCTGGGAGTTCCCGCCCAAGGGGTTTCGCTGAAACTGATGAACCGCGGCAGCGCGGTTTATCAAGCCCTGGTCTACGTCAAGCCGGCGCTGATGCTGGCCGCCCTCGCCGACCGGCTCGGTGAAAAGGAATTGCTTTTCCGCTTGCGGGCCATTCTCGCGAAACGACGCGGCTGCAACCTGGACACGGCTGAGTTCCTGAGCCAGTTGAGCGCAGGTGACCGTGAATTGAGCATG